A window of Deltaproteobacteria bacterium CG11_big_fil_rev_8_21_14_0_20_42_23 contains these coding sequences:
- a CDS encoding 6-carboxytetrahydropterin synthase QueD gives MPFSVEVTKHFTASHGLYNYLGKDEDLHAEQWCLKVEVRSDELDEAGCCVDFHALEKTLDELLSPIIGKSFNELLFFKTLSPSAENIAYYFHTELSKIYNSNRLHVYKVTAYEDEYHAASYWEKT, from the coding sequence ATGCCTTTTAGCGTTGAGGTAACAAAACACTTTACAGCAAGCCACGGTCTCTACAACTACCTTGGCAAAGATGAAGACCTGCATGCAGAGCAGTGGTGCTTGAAAGTGGAAGTAAGGTCTGATGAGCTTGACGAAGCCGGTTGCTGCGTTGATTTCCATGCACTTGAAAAAACACTCGATGAGCTGCTTTCGCCTATCATCGGAAAAAGTTTTAATGAACTTTTGTTTTTTAAAACACTCAGTCCATCAGCTGAAAATATTGCTTACTATTTTCACACCGAACTCAGCAAAATTTACAACAGCAATCGACTTCACGTGTACAAGGTTACAGCGTACGAAGATGAATATCACGCGGCCAGTTATTGGGAAAAAACATGA
- the queC gene encoding 7-cyano-7-deazaguanine synthase QueC produces the protein MKKKAISILSGGLDSCTATKLALDDYECIKAITFDYGQRAAKKEIEAARFFCETENLPHQVISLPWFQDIIHTSLVDKTQHIPETSSSEIDLSLKADQERACKVWVPNRNGLFLSIAACFAESLLADALIVGFNAEEAVTFPDNSEKYLNSFTDSLSYSTLNKVKIISPTLHMKKAEVAQAAKSHKINISKLWWCYHGAENPCGKCESCVRNERALAICLSSRGA, from the coding sequence ATGAAGAAAAAAGCCATCTCCATTTTATCGGGCGGCTTGGATAGCTGCACTGCAACGAAGTTAGCGCTTGATGACTACGAATGCATAAAAGCTATCACCTTCGATTACGGACAACGCGCGGCAAAAAAAGAAATTGAAGCAGCGCGTTTTTTTTGCGAAACAGAAAATCTTCCACATCAAGTTATTTCTCTTCCGTGGTTTCAAGACATTATTCACACGTCACTTGTAGATAAAACACAGCACATTCCTGAGACAAGCTCTTCAGAAATTGACCTGTCGTTAAAAGCTGATCAAGAGCGGGCTTGCAAGGTATGGGTTCCAAATAGAAATGGACTTTTTCTCTCCATTGCGGCTTGTTTTGCCGAAAGCCTTTTGGCTGATGCACTTATCGTTGGCTTCAACGCTGAAGAAGCCGTTACTTTTCCCGATAATTCGGAAAAATACTTAAACAGCTTCACCGACTCTCTTTCGTATTCCACTCTTAATAAAGTAAAAATAATTTCACCCACACTTCACATGAAAAAAGCAGAAGTGGCACAGGCAGCAAAGTCACACAAGATCAACATTTCCAAGCTATGGTGGTGCTATCACGGAGCAGAAAACCCATGTGGAAAATGTGAATCATGTGTAAGAAATGAAAGAGCACTGGCAATTTGCTTGTCATCACGAGGAGCATAG